From the genome of Arvicola amphibius chromosome 9, mArvAmp1.2, whole genome shotgun sequence, one region includes:
- the Mrpl30 gene encoding 39S ribosomal protein L30, mitochondrial, giving the protein MAGVLRSVFQRPPGRLLTVKKGVESLIGTDWIRHKFTRSRIPDKVFQPKPEDHEKYGGDPEHPHKLHIVTRIKSTKRRPYWEKDTIKMLGLQKAHTPQIHKNIPSVNAKLKVVKHLIRIQPLKLPQGLPTEETMSSTCLKSTGELVVQWHLKPVEQEAKSGCHTAADCKPQLGNVSH; this is encoded by the exons ATGGCTGGTGTTTTGCGTTCAGTATTTCAGAGGCCTCCAGGCAGACTGCTG ACTGTGAAGAAAGGTGTGGAATCTCTCATTGGTACAGATTGGATTCGTCACAAATTTACCAGATCAAGGATTCCAGATAAA GTGTTTCAGCCTAAACCTGAAGATCATGAAAAATATGGTGGGGACCCCGAGCACCCTCATAAACTACACATTGTTACAagaataaaaagtacaaaaaggCGCCCATACTGGGAAAAGGATACAATCAAGATGCTTGGACTGCAGAAG GCACACACCCCTCAAATTCACAAGAACATCCCTTCAGTGAATGCAAAGTTGAAAGTAGTTAAACACTTGATACGTATCCAGCCCCTGAAGCTGCCACAAGGACTTCCCACAGAAGAGACCATGTCTAGCACGTGCCTCAAGAGCACTGGGGAATTGGTGGTACAGTGGCATCTGAAGCCTGTGGAGCAGGAAGCAAAGTCTGGATGCCACACAGCTGCAGATTGCAAACCGCAGTTAGGAAACGTTTCTCATTAA